One Choloepus didactylus isolate mChoDid1 chromosome 8, mChoDid1.pri, whole genome shotgun sequence DNA window includes the following coding sequences:
- the TAC3 gene encoding tachykinin-3 isoform X2 yields MRSTLLCAAILALSLAQSCGAVCEESQEQAAPGRSWSKNSYLYQLPPSLLRRLYDSRSVSLDGLLKMLSKASVDPKESSLPQKRDMHDFFVGLMGKRNIQSETSIDENQESIPSFGKVKYPPTEE; encoded by the exons ATGCGGAGCACCCTGCTGTGTGCAGCCATCCTGGCCCTCAGCCTGGCTCAGAGCTGCGGGGCTGTCTGTGAGGAGTCACAGGAGCAGGCGGCTCCCGGCAGGAGCTGGAGCAAG AACTCTTATCTCTACCAGCTGCCCCCGTCGTTGCTCAGGAGACTCTATGACAGCCGCTCGGTCTCTCTGGATGGATTGCTCAAAATGCTGAGCAAGGCTAGTGTGG ATCCTAAGGAATCCTCACTTCCCCAGAAAC GTGACATGCATGACTTCTTTGTGGGACTTATGGGCAAGAGGAACATTCAGTCAG AAACTTCCATTGATGAGAACCAAGAGAGCATCCCCAGCTTTGGCAAAGTGAAGTATCCCCCCACTGAGGAATGA
- the TAC3 gene encoding tachykinin-3 isoform X1 yields the protein MRSTLLCAAILALSLAQSCGAVCEESQEQAAPGRSWSKKNSYLYQLPPSLLRRLYDSRSVSLDGLLKMLSKASVDPKESSLPQKRDMHDFFVGLMGKRNIQSETSIDENQESIPSFGKVKYPPTEE from the exons ATGCGGAGCACCCTGCTGTGTGCAGCCATCCTGGCCCTCAGCCTGGCTCAGAGCTGCGGGGCTGTCTGTGAGGAGTCACAGGAGCAGGCGGCTCCCGGCAGGAGCTGGAGCAAG AAGAACTCTTATCTCTACCAGCTGCCCCCGTCGTTGCTCAGGAGACTCTATGACAGCCGCTCGGTCTCTCTGGATGGATTGCTCAAAATGCTGAGCAAGGCTAGTGTGG ATCCTAAGGAATCCTCACTTCCCCAGAAAC GTGACATGCATGACTTCTTTGTGGGACTTATGGGCAAGAGGAACATTCAGTCAG AAACTTCCATTGATGAGAACCAAGAGAGCATCCCCAGCTTTGGCAAAGTGAAGTATCCCCCCACTGAGGAATGA
- the TAC3 gene encoding tachykinin-3 isoform X3 encodes MRSTLLCAAILALSLAQSCGAVCEESQEQAAPGRSWSKLPPSLLRRLYDSRSVSLDGLLKMLSKASVDPKESSLPQKRDMHDFFVGLMGKRNIQSETSIDENQESIPSFGKVKYPPTEE; translated from the exons ATGCGGAGCACCCTGCTGTGTGCAGCCATCCTGGCCCTCAGCCTGGCTCAGAGCTGCGGGGCTGTCTGTGAGGAGTCACAGGAGCAGGCGGCTCCCGGCAGGAGCTGGAGCAAG CTGCCCCCGTCGTTGCTCAGGAGACTCTATGACAGCCGCTCGGTCTCTCTGGATGGATTGCTCAAAATGCTGAGCAAGGCTAGTGTGG ATCCTAAGGAATCCTCACTTCCCCAGAAAC GTGACATGCATGACTTCTTTGTGGGACTTATGGGCAAGAGGAACATTCAGTCAG AAACTTCCATTGATGAGAACCAAGAGAGCATCCCCAGCTTTGGCAAAGTGAAGTATCCCCCCACTGAGGAATGA
- the ZBTB39 gene encoding zinc finger and BTB domain-containing protein 39: MGMRIKLQSTNHPNNLLKELNKCRLSETMCDVTIVVGSRSFPAHKAVLACAAGYFQNLFLNTGLDAARTYVVDFITPANFEKILSFVYTSELFTDLINVGVIYEVAERLGMEDLLRACHSTFPDLESTAVAKPLTSTSESHSGTPTGTSAEPTPPLGELRGGGEHFGVDRNYLLSSEAGGNYKEEEKNVPSDTNHSLPQPPLPPKTEDHDAPAPFPSVPSVVTQPGLGTVSMIQATMSSSQPCKVQSNGDFSKNSFFIPDNAIDVTTGSNSCLSNSDPSKDPGFGQMDELQLEDLGEDDLQFEDPTEDIGTAEEVIELSDDSEDELTFGENDNRENKAMPCQVCKKVLEPNIQLIRQHARDHVDLLTGNCKVCETHFQDRNSRVTHVLSHIGIFLFSCDMCETKFFTQWQLTLHRRDGISENNIIVRPSDPLPGKLSLFPGAASPELKCAACGKALAKDFHVVRGHILDHLNLKGQACSVCDQRHLNLCSLMWHTLSHLGISVFSCSVCANSFVEWHLLEKHMVVHQSLEDTLFHCHLCSQSYKSEAAYRYHVSQHKCNSSLDVRPGFGLQHPALQKRKLPAEEFLSEELALQGQPGNSKYSCKVCGKRFAHTSEFNYHRRIHTGEKPYQCKVCHKFFRGRSTIKCHLKTHSGALMYRCTVCGHYSSTLNLMSKHVGVHKGSLPPDFTIEQTFMYIIHSKEAEKNPDS; the protein is encoded by the coding sequence ATGGGCATGAGGATCAAACTGCAAAGCACCAACCACCCCAACAACCTGCTGAAGGAACTCAATAAGTGCCGGCTCTCAGAGACCATGTGCGATGTCACCATCGTGGTGGGGAGCCGCTCATTCCCAGCCCACAAAGCTGTGCTGGCCTGCGCCGCCGGCTACTTCCAGAACCTCTTCCTGAATACCGGGCTTGATGCTGCCAGAACCTATGTGGTAGACTTCATCACCCCTGCTAACTTTGAGAAGATTCTGAGCTTTGTCTACACGTCAGAGCTCTTCACGGACCTGATCAATGTCGGGGTCATCTATGAGGTAGCTGAACGCCTGGGCATGGAAGATCTCCTCCGAGCCTGTCACTCCACCTTCCCTGACCTGGAGAGCACAGCCGTGGCCAAGCCCTTGACCAGCACCAGTGAGAGTCACTCTGGTACCCCTACTGGCACCTCAGCAGAACCCACCCCTCCCCTGGGAGAACTCCGGGGTGGCGGGGAGCACTTTGGTGTTGATAGAAACTATTTGCTGTCCAGTGAGGCTGGAGGAAACtataaagaggaagagaaaaatgttCCCAGTGACACTAACCATAGCCTGCCACAGCCACCGCTGCCGCCAAAGACAGAAGACCATGATGCCCCTGCTCCCTTCCCGTCTGTTCCTAGTGTGGTGACGCAGCCAGGCCTGGGCACCGTCAGTATGATCCAGGCCACCATGAGCTCCAGCCAGCCATGCAAAGTTCAAAGCAATGGAGACTTCAGTAAAAACAGCTTCTTCATTCCTGACAATGCAATAGACGTCACCACTGGGAGCAACTCCTGTCTGAGCAATAGTGACCCCTCCAAAGATCCAGGCTTTGGACAGATGGATGAGCTCCAGCTGGAGGACCTGGGGGAGGATGACTTGCAGTTTGAAGACCCCACTGAAGACATAGGCACGGCTGAGGAGGTGATTGAGCTGAGCGATGACAGTGAGGATGAGCTGACTTTTGGAGAGAATGACAACCGGGAGAATAAGGCCATGCCCTGCCAAGTATGCAAGAAAGTTCTGGAGCCCAATATTCAGTTGATCCGACAGCATGCTCGGGACCACGTGGACCTGCTGACAGGCAACTGCAAAGTCTGTGAGACCCACTTCCAGGACCGAAACTCCCGGGTGACCCACGTCCTGTCCCATATTGGTATTTTCCTCTTCTCCTGCGACATGTGTGAAACCAAGTTCTTTACCCAGTGGCAGCTGACCCTCCACCGACGGGATGGGATATCTGAGAACAACATCATTGTCCGCCCCAGTGATCCCCTGCCTGGGAAGCTGAGTCTGTTTCCGGGGGCAGCCTCCCCAGAGTTGAAATGTGCAGCCTGTGGGAAGGCATTGGCCAAAGATTTCCACGTGGTCCGGGGCCACATCCTTGACCATCTGAACTTAAAGGGCCAGGCCTGCAGTGTCTGTGACCAGCGCCACCTCAACCTCTGCAGCCTCATGTGGCACACGCTCTCCCATCTCGGCATTTCAGTCTTTTCCTGCTCTGTCTGTGCTAACAGCTTTGTAGAGTGGCATCTCCTAGAGAAGCACATGGTTGTGCACCAAAGCCTAGAAGACACACTCTTCCACTGCCACTTGTGCAGCCAGAGCTACAAGTCAGAGGCTGCCTATCGCTACCATGTCAGCCAGCACAAATGCAACAGCAGCCTTGACGTACGGCCTGGTTTTGGGCTCCAGCATCCAGCTCTCCAGAAGCGGAAGCTGCCAGCAGAGGAGTTCCTGAGTGAGGAGCTGGCACTGCAGGGCCAACCAGGGAATAGCAAGTATAGCTGTAAGGTCTGTGGCAAAAGGTTTGCTCACACAAGCGAGTTCAACTACCACCGGCGGATCCATACAGGTGAGAAGCCGTACCAGTGTAAAGTGTGCCACAAGTTCTTCCGGGGCCGCTCGACCATTAAGTGCCACCTGAAAACACACTCGGGGGCCCTCATGTACCGCTGCACGGTCTGCGGCCACTACAGCTCCACCCTTAACCTCATGAGCAAGCATGTCGGTGTGCACAAGGGCAGCCTCCCGCCTGACTTCACCATTGAGCAGACCTTCATGTACATTATCCATTCCAAAGAGGCGGAGAAGAACCCAGACAGCTGA